One Lujinxingia sediminis DNA window includes the following coding sequences:
- a CDS encoding alpha/beta hydrolase, protein MQIDVFRLNNGQGWDLQLKRFVDPERLIEGRRPVMMIPGYCMNTFILSYHPGGTSMVSHLVEQGFEVWTANLRGQGDAKRRWPGVEDHGFKELALVDLPALRDKALTESLLSPDAIDLVGCSLGATVIYAYLGHHPDDHQVGSVISIGGPLRWNRSHPLVRLVLASPALAGAVPIKGTRQMAKLALPVAKRFPKLLQLYLNTEIIDMNAADELIKTIDDPSRRLTRQIAHWLKARDLVVDGLNISQALHSVDVPMMCVLANQDGIVPPQAALSVLDHIGSKQTRVVRVGDQRYPHAHADLFISRGAKEAVFEPMARWLAERYEQADPGSSARREAVDA, encoded by the coding sequence ATGCAGATTGATGTGTTTCGGCTGAACAACGGCCAGGGCTGGGATCTCCAGCTCAAGCGTTTTGTGGACCCCGAGCGTCTGATCGAGGGACGCCGCCCGGTGATGATGATCCCGGGCTATTGCATGAACACCTTCATCTTGAGCTACCACCCGGGTGGGACCTCGATGGTCAGTCATCTGGTGGAGCAGGGCTTTGAGGTGTGGACGGCCAACCTGAGGGGGCAGGGCGACGCGAAGCGGCGCTGGCCCGGGGTCGAGGACCACGGCTTTAAGGAGCTCGCGCTGGTGGACCTGCCGGCGCTTCGAGACAAAGCCCTGACCGAGAGCCTGCTCTCGCCGGACGCCATCGACCTTGTGGGATGCAGCCTGGGGGCGACGGTGATCTATGCGTACCTGGGGCACCATCCTGACGATCATCAGGTGGGGTCGGTGATTTCGATCGGGGGGCCGCTGCGCTGGAACCGCTCCCATCCGCTGGTGCGCCTGGTGCTCGCGTCGCCGGCGTTGGCCGGGGCCGTGCCCATCAAGGGGACGCGGCAGATGGCGAAGCTGGCGCTGCCGGTGGCGAAGCGCTTTCCAAAATTGCTGCAGCTCTATCTGAACACCGAGATCATCGATATGAACGCGGCCGATGAGTTGATCAAAACCATCGATGATCCGAGCCGTCGGCTGACCCGGCAGATCGCGCACTGGCTGAAAGCGCGCGATCTGGTGGTGGACGGGCTGAACATCAGTCAGGCGCTTCACAGCGTGGACGTGCCGATGATGTGTGTGCTGGCCAACCAGGACGGGATTGTGCCGCCGCAGGCGGCCCTTTCGGTGCTCGATCATATCGGCTCAAAGCAGACGCGGGTGGTGCGGGTGGGGGATCAGCGCTACCCCCACGCCCACGCCGACCTGTTCATTTCCAGGGGCGCGAAAGAGGCGGTCTTTGAGCCGATGGCGCGCTGGCTGGCGGAGCGCTACGAGCAGGCAGATCCGGGGAGTTCGGCGCGCCGGGAGGCCGTCGATGCCTGA
- a CDS encoding Fpg/Nei family DNA glycosylase, producing MPELAEVEVARRNVASWWEGEAAAEVRLLDAKVLKRGSERELEEAMLRPLVAMRRRGKYLWAELEGGHAVMFHFRMTGKITCETTPQPRFARLAWRVNKAGWLTFKDSRRLGHVEVLSPGELERYDALLRMGKEPHDISAAELREAASAGRQLKSALLDQSVVAGVGNIAISELFWRLQLPPEVRCGELSSLQWQALAEEMPRYFDEVIARSMADEIAYMNEAGGENIFEVYGRKGEACPRCEAAIERVKVAGRSTYFCPACQPPVNA from the coding sequence ATGCCTGAGCTTGCCGAGGTCGAAGTGGCGCGTCGTAATGTGGCGAGCTGGTGGGAGGGGGAGGCCGCAGCCGAGGTTCGTCTGCTGGATGCGAAGGTGCTCAAGCGCGGCAGCGAGCGAGAGCTTGAGGAGGCGATGTTGCGCCCGCTGGTGGCGATGCGGCGGCGCGGCAAGTACCTGTGGGCCGAGCTTGAGGGCGGGCATGCGGTGATGTTTCATTTTCGTATGACCGGCAAAATCACCTGTGAGACGACGCCCCAGCCGCGCTTCGCGCGTCTGGCCTGGCGGGTCAACAAGGCAGGCTGGCTGACCTTTAAAGATTCGCGGCGGCTGGGGCATGTGGAGGTGCTCTCGCCAGGGGAGCTTGAGCGCTACGACGCCCTTTTGCGCATGGGCAAAGAGCCGCACGACATCAGCGCCGCGGAGCTCCGAGAGGCCGCCTCCGCCGGACGCCAGCTCAAGAGCGCTCTGCTCGACCAGAGCGTGGTGGCCGGGGTGGGCAACATCGCCATCAGCGAGCTTTTCTGGCGTCTTCAGCTGCCTCCCGAGGTCCGCTGTGGTGAGCTCAGTTCGCTGCAATGGCAGGCGCTGGCCGAGGAGATGCCGCGCTATTTTGATGAGGTCATCGCGCGCTCCATGGCCGATGAAATCGCCTATATGAATGAGGCCGGCGGCGAGAATATTTTTGAAGTCTATGGTCGAAAAGGGGAGGCGTGCCCCCGGTGTGAGGCGGCGATCGAGCGGGTGAAGGTCGCCGGTCGCTCCACGTACTTTTGCCCGGCCTGCCAGCCTCCTGTTAACGCCTGA
- a CDS encoding choice-of-anchor Q domain-containing protein, which produces MQLRPSLLILSLILSLSIACGGDDTPVADSDTGDQSDVGTDTDDPDAGDTDTDEPDAEPDVEPRDGPVIVVPEELILNAAAGQSVEGTIDVENPGTQTLIVNILSPSNALRVSPDSLEVDAGESAAVGVLASCPESGGGNFASDLTFNTNDPENLTFPLTVRLICGDALPGSLNVSVEGLEEGIVPVLTLRAEDGTETPVVVDERLEELQPGDYTLLANPVIEGLRTFEAEDLAVSITSDTQSDVTLTFELVLANWELVVGGLPAGVDANITVDGPETIGPLTGSETFSGLTPGLYELTPEPITDGPALYRGEPLEVELASGDDVTSDLLYERMPASLDLVVEGLPSGTDADIVLVGPEGFETTLTGSGLLGDLIPGDYTLTPADVSAGGITYSAAGTTVELISEQNTAAVLTYVAPATTLTLNYDLGDAGSYTLDIVDATDAVVATRTLSGQGSEAIEVPAGTYSVRATTAPTDAWGNDFYITGAQDVVIPESNIVSASVAAVVPTMVTRADDAGRGSLREVIGRVNAESVVTFAPGIDQVEVTGSQIDLTRNISIIGKGRDTTAIAAASTPLRIFSVTNPDAVILFQSLSIRGARAGSDQGGAIYNQADLTLFDVHFDDNHGSRGGALANAPSGSITANEVIFTNNQATQRGGAIHNAGALTVDQALFSANSALMHGGAIDAPFNGGVSGIPLAQTDVTRALFELNTAPDGGAISVSSVLNVQNATFDANTAEGDGGAILVGSTADATLNFATFHGNDATRGAAVLLDGSATSSLNVSRSIFAANTIAGAAGAQLGRVSTSSVIVSGGDNFIDAADLADIDEDATDTIGTVASPLASPLGALADNGGFTRTIEVVEASQADLSITEARCLALDGTPLTVDQRGEARPFEGVCTIGAWQLAPSSGPTTETFDTLELSGSSYVDGTFVGVNGITWEYTGARNESGFEIDGKGILFKSSGAYVRATLPGGVDAISVDYRKGFTGGGNRQFEILVNGNVVATSPAFDVDDEIFTLSVDNLGISGEFVLEVRNALSKQIVIDSITWE; this is translated from the coding sequence ATGCAGCTTCGCCCCTCGCTCCTCATCTTAAGCCTCATCCTCAGCCTCAGCATCGCCTGCGGCGGAGACGACACCCCGGTGGCCGACTCCGACACCGGCGATCAAAGCGACGTCGGCACCGACACCGACGATCCCGATGCCGGCGACACCGACACCGACGAGCCCGACGCCGAACCCGACGTCGAGCCCCGCGACGGCCCGGTCATTGTCGTGCCCGAAGAGCTCATCTTGAACGCCGCCGCCGGACAATCCGTCGAAGGCACCATCGACGTCGAAAACCCCGGCACCCAGACCCTCATCGTCAACATCCTCTCGCCGAGCAACGCGCTTCGCGTCAGCCCGGACTCCCTGGAGGTCGACGCTGGCGAGAGCGCCGCAGTCGGCGTGCTCGCCAGCTGCCCGGAGAGCGGCGGCGGAAACTTCGCCTCCGATCTGACCTTCAACACCAACGATCCCGAAAACCTCACCTTCCCCCTGACCGTGCGCCTGATCTGCGGTGATGCCCTCCCGGGCAGCCTCAACGTCAGCGTGGAGGGCCTGGAAGAAGGCATCGTCCCCGTGCTCACCCTGCGCGCCGAAGACGGCACCGAGACCCCGGTGGTTGTCGACGAACGTCTCGAAGAGCTGCAGCCGGGCGATTACACCCTCCTCGCCAACCCGGTCATCGAGGGGCTTCGCACCTTTGAGGCCGAAGACCTGGCCGTGAGCATCACCAGCGACACCCAGAGCGACGTCACCCTGACCTTCGAGCTCGTCCTGGCAAACTGGGAGCTCGTCGTCGGTGGGCTGCCCGCCGGTGTCGACGCCAACATCACCGTCGACGGTCCCGAAACCATCGGTCCGCTCACCGGCTCGGAGACCTTCAGCGGGCTGACCCCGGGCCTCTACGAGCTCACCCCCGAGCCCATCACCGATGGTCCGGCCCTCTACCGCGGTGAGCCCCTGGAGGTGGAGCTGGCCAGCGGCGACGACGTGACCAGCGACCTTCTCTACGAGCGGATGCCCGCCAGCCTGGATCTCGTCGTCGAAGGACTGCCCTCGGGCACCGACGCCGACATCGTCCTTGTGGGCCCCGAAGGCTTTGAAACCACGCTGACCGGCAGCGGGCTTCTCGGCGATCTCATCCCCGGCGACTACACCCTGACCCCGGCGGACGTGAGCGCGGGCGGCATCACCTACAGCGCCGCCGGCACCACCGTCGAGCTCATCAGCGAGCAAAACACCGCCGCGGTGCTCACCTACGTCGCCCCGGCCACCACCCTGACGCTGAACTACGACCTGGGCGACGCCGGCAGCTACACCCTGGACATCGTCGACGCCACCGACGCCGTCGTGGCCACCCGCACCTTGAGCGGCCAGGGCAGCGAGGCCATCGAAGTTCCCGCGGGCACCTACAGCGTGCGCGCCACCACCGCCCCCACCGATGCCTGGGGCAACGACTTCTACATCACCGGCGCACAGGACGTGGTGATCCCCGAGTCCAACATCGTCAGCGCCAGCGTTGCGGCGGTGGTGCCCACCATGGTCACCCGCGCCGACGACGCCGGCCGGGGCTCGCTTCGCGAGGTTATCGGCCGCGTGAACGCCGAGAGCGTCGTCACCTTCGCGCCGGGCATCGACCAGGTCGAGGTCACGGGCAGCCAGATCGACCTTACCCGCAACATCTCCATCATCGGCAAGGGCCGCGACACCACCGCGATCGCTGCGGCCAGCACCCCGCTGCGCATCTTCTCGGTGACCAACCCCGACGCTGTGATTCTCTTCCAGAGCCTGAGCATCCGCGGTGCCCGCGCCGGGTCCGACCAGGGCGGCGCCATCTACAACCAGGCTGACCTGACCCTCTTCGATGTGCATTTTGACGACAACCACGGCTCCAGGGGCGGCGCGCTTGCGAACGCCCCCTCGGGAAGCATCACCGCCAACGAGGTGATCTTCACCAACAACCAGGCCACCCAGCGCGGTGGCGCCATCCACAACGCCGGCGCGCTCACCGTCGACCAGGCCCTTTTCTCGGCCAACAGCGCTCTGATGCACGGCGGGGCCATCGACGCCCCCTTCAACGGCGGCGTCTCCGGCATCCCCCTGGCCCAGACCGACGTGACCCGCGCCCTCTTCGAGCTCAACACCGCCCCCGACGGCGGCGCCATCTCGGTGAGCAGCGTGCTCAACGTTCAGAACGCGACCTTCGATGCCAACACGGCCGAAGGCGACGGCGGCGCCATCCTCGTAGGCTCCACCGCAGACGCCACCCTCAACTTCGCCACCTTCCACGGCAACGACGCGACCCGCGGCGCGGCGGTGCTCCTCGACGGCAGCGCCACCTCCTCGCTCAACGTCTCCCGCTCCATCTTCGCCGCTAACACCATCGCCGGTGCGGCCGGTGCCCAGCTCGGACGCGTCTCCACCTCCAGCGTCATCGTCTCCGGCGGCGACAACTTCATCGACGCCGCCGACCTGGCCGACATCGACGAAGATGCCACCGACACCATCGGTACGGTCGCAAGCCCGCTGGCCAGCCCGCTGGGCGCCCTGGCCGACAACGGCGGCTTCACCCGCACCATCGAGGTGGTTGAAGCCTCGCAGGCCGACCTCTCCATCACCGAAGCCCGCTGCCTGGCTCTCGACGGCACCCCGCTCACCGTCGACCAGCGCGGCGAGGCTCGCCCCTTTGAAGGCGTCTGCACGATCGGCGCCTGGCAGCTCGCTCCGAGCTCGGGTCCCACCACCGAGACCTTTGATACCCTGGAGCTCTCCGGCTCCTCGTATGTGGATGGCACCTTTGTCGGCGTGAACGGCATCACCTGGGAGTACACCGGGGCGCGAAACGAGTCCGGCTTTGAGATCGACGGCAAGGGCATCCTCTTCAAATCCTCCGGTGCCTATGTGCGCGCGACCCTCCCCGGCGGCGTCGACGCCATCTCCGTCGATTACCGCAAAGGCTTCACCGGCGGCGGCAACCGCCAGTTCGAGATCCTCGTCAATGGCAACGTCGTCGCCACCAGCCCCGCCTTCGACGTCGACGATGAGATCTTCACGCTGAGCGTCGATAACCTTGGGATCTCCGGGGAGTTCGTGCTGGAGGTGCGAAACGCCCTGAGCAAACAAATCGTCATCGACTCCATCACCTGGGAGTGA